The region ACGTCAAATCGTCGCGATCGAGCCTCAGGCGCGGAGGGTCGACCCGTGCCCGGTGACACCACCAGGTACGCCTGACAATCGGGCCCGCGCGGCCTCGCCCGTCGCACGACACGTCCACCTTGCGTCCGACCGGGCTCAAACAGTCTTAGCCTGACCAAGCGCAAGAGGCGCACACAGAGGGGTTGCACATGTCGAACACTCCAGCCGGCTGGTACGACGACGGTTCGGGAACGGGCGCAAAGCGCTGGTGGGACGGCCAGACTTGGAGCGACGAGCTCCAAGCGCCAGCCGAGGGCGGTGGCATCACTGGAGTCGTCACCCGGATCCAAGAGAGCGCGGTTGCTGGCGCCCAACCCCGGCCCGCTGCGCAAGGCGCGAGCTACGTGGTGCTCCAGGTCATCCTCAAGGAGAAGCTCTGGGGCACAGGCTCGGGCAACCTCACCGAACTGGAAGGCGTACTGAACCGTCAAGCCGCTCTCGGGTATCGGCTGCACACGATTACCACCGCCGCGTCCGGCAGCAAGGGACTCGGCGGTGGGGACCGTATTCAGGCGACCATGGTGTTTGAGAAGGTCGTATAAATCTTTCCGCCGCTTCTAGGACGTGCGACCCGCCGACGAGCGGCTCACCACGAGGTCGGCAGGTGGTATCCCTGCGGCGTCAGATAGTCACGAAGAGCGCGGGTCGCGAGCCACGGCTTGGCCGTCAGCATCGGGACCAGGTCGAGCATCGACACGGTGCTGTCCAGGAGATCCGCGACCGGAGTCGCGATGACTGCCGCCACCTCCTCGATCAGCTCGTCAGGCGACATCGCCTCGTACATGTCTGCGTCGAGCAGGCTGATTCCCGGGATCTCGGTTGTCGTGATCCCGTCCGGGCGGATCCTCTGGATCGACGGGATCACGTCGGCCTGTTCCGCACGCATCGTCAGGCAGCACTCGTGCTCGGGACGAAATCCTTTGTCGGGCACGGCGGGTCCCAGCCCAGGTTGAGGTAGCGGCTGCCGCCTCCCCAGGACGACTTCTGCAGGTTGACCACTTGGTACTGATTCGCAGACGTGGTGCGGAACCAGTTGCGTCCGCGCTTGCGGAAGCCGCGCGACTTGAAGACCGTCGCCATCGTCGACTCGATGAGCTCAGCTCCACCCACTTCGCCAGCCTTGCACAGCCGCGAGCTCTGAGCTCGCTAAGCGGACCGGCTCCGTCACGACCTACCTATTCGGTCGGCGTCGGGCCGACCGCCAAGTCCTCGTCGCTCGCCTCAACCGCACGGATCGGCGGTGTCCCAGCCGACCCGGCGGACTTCACGCGACGGAGGCGTTCATCCGCCTTGCGGTCGGCCCGCCCGTCAGCACGCCGTCGTGAGACGGCGACGACGATGCCGCTGCGCTGGCGGGTCTCGAGGTCGTCGGTGAGGCCGGTGCGGAAGTACGAGGCGGCCTCCCTGACCGCCTGGTAGTGCTGCGCGGCCTTCTCCTCGTCCATCGACAGCACGGCATCGAGGACGACCTGGAGGTGCTCGTACCTGGCCCGGGCACGACTCGACAGGTAGAGGCCGCCGGCGCCGTAGTACCAGGTGCGCAGGTCCTCGTGGAGGCGGAGGAACTCCTCGCGGCCGGCGTCGGTGCGCGGCCAGCGGGAGACGACGCCGGTGCGCTTCCAGACGGCGGGGTACGTCGCCATGCGCTGGGTGCGTACACCCTCGGCGACGTGCTCACGGCCGGACAGCCAACTGTTGACCATGGCCAGCACAGCCGCAGTGACGAATCCGATGGCCGCTGCCACGAGGGCGTCCATGGACCTACGGTGCCACCGCCGGCGCGAGCGGTCCAGGAGGGCGAGGGACTAGACCGGTCACACGGGAGCACAGACGTTCCTACACTCTGCCCATGCGACTCGATGAGTACCTCAGTGCGGACGCCACCACGCTGGCCGGCCTGGTGGCCGGCAAGGAGGTGACCGCCGCCGAGCTGCTGGCCCTCGCCCGCGAGCGCGCCGACCAGGTCAACCCGAAGATCAACGCGATCGTCCGGACGCTGGACGAGGTGGCGGACGCGCGCGCAGTGGAGTCCCTGGAGGGTCCGTACGCCGGCGTGCCGTTCCTGGTCAAGGACCTGGCCCAGGAGTACGCCGGCTTCCCGACCACCAGCGGCTCGCGCTCCCTGGAGCACGACGTGGCCGACGAGCACGCCCTGCTCACGCAGCGCCTGCTCGACGCCGGGACGGTCATCTTCGGCAAGACCAACACCCCGGAGTTCGGCGCGAAGGGCATCACCGAGGACGAGCTGCTGGGGCGGGCGCGCAACCCGTGGAACCTCGACCACACCCCCGGCGGCTCCTCCGGCGGATCCGGGGCCGCGGTGGCCGCCGGCATCGTCCCGGCCGCAGGCGCGAACGACGGCGGCGGGTCGATCCGGATCCCGGCGGCCTGCAACGGCCTCGTCGGGCTGAAGCTCAGTCGCGGGCTCACGCCGTACGGTCCTCAGACCAGCGAGTCGATGTTCGGCATGGTCACCCAGGGCGTGGTCTCGCGCACGGTCCGCGACACCGCCGGCCTGCTCGACGCCGTCGCGGGTGCGCCGACGCGCTACGCGGCGTACGTCGCTGCCAGGCCCGAGCCGTTCCTCGAGGGACTCGACCAGGCGCCGGCGCGCCTGCGCATCGGGTTCACCACCGCCTCGGCCATCAACCCCGATCCGGACCCGGAGGCGATCGCGGCCGTCGAGAAGGCAGCCGCTCTCCTCACCCAGCTCGGTCACGAGGTGGAGCCGGTTGCACCGCCCCACGACGACGAGGCCCTGGCGCGCGACTTCCTGACGATCTGGTTCGCCCAGCTCCACGGGCAGATCACTGCGATCAAGCGCAGGCTCGGCTCTCCCGACAGCGCCTTCGCGGCCGACTCGCTCGCCGTCGCCGAGATCGGCCGGTCCGCCGGTGTCGGGGCGCTCTTCCAG is a window of Nocardioides conyzicola DNA encoding:
- a CDS encoding DUF2510 domain-containing protein, coding for MSNTPAGWYDDGSGTGAKRWWDGQTWSDELQAPAEGGGITGVVTRIQESAVAGAQPRPAAQGASYVVLQVILKEKLWGTGSGNLTELEGVLNRQAALGYRLHTITTAASGSKGLGGGDRIQATMVFEKVV
- a CDS encoding DUF4304 domain-containing protein encodes the protein MATVFKSRGFRKRGRNWFRTTSANQYQVVNLQKSSWGGGSRYLNLGWDPPCPTKDFVPSTSAA
- a CDS encoding amidase: MRLDEYLSADATTLAGLVAGKEVTAAELLALARERADQVNPKINAIVRTLDEVADARAVESLEGPYAGVPFLVKDLAQEYAGFPTTSGSRSLEHDVADEHALLTQRLLDAGTVIFGKTNTPEFGAKGITEDELLGRARNPWNLDHTPGGSSGGSGAAVAAGIVPAAGANDGGGSIRIPAACNGLVGLKLSRGLTPYGPQTSESMFGMVTQGVVSRTVRDTAGLLDAVAGAPTRYAAYVAARPEPFLEGLDQAPARLRIGFTTASAINPDPDPEAIAAVEKAAALLTQLGHEVEPVAPPHDDEALARDFLTIWFAQLHGQITAIKRRLGSPDSAFAADSLAVAEIGRSAGVGALFQALDNVNLYIRALADFHDRYDLLLTPTLAKPPLKVGSVDTPPLLQKASRVIAKVHAGKLLNATGVLDQLITDNLGWVPYTQLANLTGRPAISVPLHWTTSGLPLGVQFVGPLGSDRLLVRLAAQLEEAQPWFHRYAALDPALTP